A stretch of the Xiphias gladius isolate SHS-SW01 ecotype Sanya breed wild chromosome 21, ASM1685928v1, whole genome shotgun sequence genome encodes the following:
- the LOC120783145 gene encoding synaptoporin, translating to MCMVIFAPIFAICAFATCGGYNGHLQVKVDCADRRQSNLSINIEFGYPFRLQQVHFKAPLCEAKREEILFLDGDFSSAAQFFLTVGVFAFLYSLLATIVYVFYQNKYLKNNRGPLVDFVVTAIFSIMWLVSSCCWAKTLSEIKTATNPTQVLLLISACRAQENKCTATQEPLWSRLNTSAVFGFVNVVLWVGNIWFVFKETGWYKTGQRYPTRSASGKRSSEMRQRLYSESSFDQPEESFGPQPPRQGSFSQSKGGFGQQVQRQASLNQSQVSFSLPQTYLGKQVIYDREIKVASQGPMIFVNEM from the exons atgtgtatggTTATATTTGCTCCG ATTTTCGCCATCTGTGCTTTTGCAACATGTGGAGGATACAATGGTCATCTCCAGGTTAAAGTGGACTGTGCAGACAGGAGGCAGAGTAACTTAAGCATCAACATTGAGTTTGGTTATCCTTTCAG ATTACAACAAGTGCACTTCAAAGCTCCCTTGTGTGAGGCGAAAAGAGAAGAGATTCTTTTCCTGGATGGCGACTTTTCTTCAGCTGCTCAGTTTTTTCTGACTGTCGGTGTTTTTGCTTTCCTGTACTCTCTGCTGGCAACTATTGTCTATGTCTTCTACCAGAACAAGTACCTGAAGAACAACAGAGGCCCCCTTGTG GATTTTGTTGTTACAGCCATCTTCTCCATCATGTGGCTGGTCAGTAGTTGTTGTTGGGCCAAAACTCTTTCTGAGATCAAGACGGCCACAAACCCAACACAGGTGCTTCTGCTCATCTCAGCCTGCAGAGCTCAGGAAAACAAATGCACGGCTACCCAGGAGCCTCTCTGGTCACGTCTCAATACATCTGCG GTTTTTGGTTTCGTTAATGTAGTCCTCTGGGTTGGAAATATTTGGTTTGTCTTCAAAGAGACAGGCTGGTACAAGACAGGTCAGAGATACCCCACCAGGAGTGCTTCTGGGAAACGTTCCAGTGAAATGCGTCAGCGGCTCTACAGCGAGAGCAGCTTCGACCAGCCAGAGGAGAGTTTTGGTCCGCAACCCCCCAGACAAGGCAGTTTCAGTCAGTCCAAGGGGGGGTTTGGTCAGCAGGTCCAGAGACAAGCTAGCCTCAACCAGTCACAAGTAAGCTTTAGCTTACCGCAGACATACCTTGGTAAACAGGTCATTTATGACAGGGAGATTAAAGTGGCCTCTCAAGGGCCGATGATATTTGTCAATGAGATGTGA